A genomic region of Bernardetia sp. ABR2-2B contains the following coding sequences:
- a CDS encoding cysteine desulfurase family protein encodes MSNSSSSRIYLDNAATTQLDKAVLDEMMPFLTEHFGNPSSTHSTGRIVKSAVEKARKTVASLLNTSPAEIFFTSGGTEADNTTIRCAVRSHNLKHIITSPLEHHAVLHTIEELEKRGEVKVSLVNIDRKGNVDLNHLEELLSKNERSLVSLMHGNNEIGTILDLKQTGEICEKHNAMFHSDTVQTMGYYPMDLQELPIHYLVGSAHKFHGAKGIGFLYIRHDAGFCPFQTGGAQERNMRGGTENVAGIVGLAKALEISFSEREAHTKHILSLKSRMIEKLRGIFGEDVNFNGESGNLETGLPKVLSVQFPKSDMGDMLLFNLDIQGISASGGSACSSGSEIGSHVLTALQNDPSRPSVRFSFSKYNTIEEIDYVVEKVNEIYAPVLAK; translated from the coding sequence ATGTCAAATTCTTCTTCCTCTCGTATTTATTTAGACAATGCAGCCACTACACAGTTAGATAAAGCTGTTTTAGATGAAATGATGCCATTTTTGACAGAACACTTTGGCAATCCTTCTTCTACGCACTCTACTGGTAGAATTGTAAAATCTGCTGTTGAAAAAGCACGAAAGACTGTTGCTAGTCTTTTGAATACTTCGCCAGCCGAAATATTTTTTACTTCTGGAGGAACGGAAGCTGATAATACTACTATCCGTTGTGCTGTTCGTTCGCATAATTTAAAGCACATTATTACTTCGCCTCTGGAGCATCATGCTGTTTTGCATACGATTGAGGAATTGGAAAAACGAGGAGAAGTAAAGGTAAGCCTAGTAAATATTGATAGAAAAGGAAATGTTGATTTGAATCATTTAGAAGAGCTTTTGAGCAAAAACGAACGCTCTTTAGTTTCACTCATGCACGGAAACAACGAAATAGGAACAATCCTAGACTTGAAGCAAACTGGAGAAATTTGTGAAAAACACAATGCTATGTTTCATTCTGATACCGTTCAGACGATGGGATATTATCCAATGGATTTGCAAGAATTGCCTATTCATTATCTAGTCGGTTCGGCACATAAGTTTCACGGAGCAAAGGGAATTGGATTTTTATATATTCGCCACGATGCAGGTTTTTGTCCATTTCAAACAGGAGGAGCGCAAGAACGCAACATGAGAGGAGGAACAGAAAATGTAGCTGGAATTGTAGGACTGGCAAAAGCATTAGAAATTTCTTTTTCAGAAAGAGAAGCTCACACAAAACATATTCTTTCTCTAAAAAGCAGAATGATAGAGAAATTAAGAGGTATTTTTGGCGAAGATGTTAATTTTAATGGAGAATCTGGAAACCTTGAAACAGGACTTCCAAAAGTATTGAGTGTTCAGTTTCCAAAATCAGATATGGGCGATATGCTTTTATTCAATTTGGATATTCAAGGAATTTCGGCATCGGGTGGAAGTGCGTGTTCTAGTGGTTCAGAAATTGGTTCACACGTTTTGACGGCTCTTCAAAATGACCCATCTCGTCCTTCAGTTCGTTTTTCATTTAGCAAATACAACACGATTGAAGAAATTGATTATGTTGTAGAAAAAGTAAATGAAATTTATGCCCCTGTTTTGGCGAAGTAG
- the accC gene encoding acetyl-CoA carboxylase biotin carboxylase subunit, with protein MTKITKVLIANRGEITLRIIRSCKEMGIKTVAVFSEADRLAPHVRAADEAICVGAPPSAESYLRGDKIIEAAKTTGAQAIHPGYGFLSENADFARKVKEAGLIFIAPSPEAIEVMGSKLAAKNAVSEYDIPMVPGINHAVEDIAEAKKEAAQIGYPILVKASAGGGGKGMRVVEKEEEFEEQMKRAVSEAQSAFGDGAVFIEKYIGSPRHIEIQILGDTHGNILYLFERECSVQRRHQKVVEEAPSAVVDDKMRKAMGEAAVNVARACNYYGAGTVEFIVDEELNFYFLEMNTRLQVEHPITEQITGIDLVKEQIKIAEGREISFKQEDLKINGHSIEVRVYAEDPVNNFLPNVGKVVEYDTPKGLGVRVDDGFEQGMEVPIFYDSMIAKLITFGKDREEAMDRMIRAIDEYKISGIQTTLPFCKFVMKHEAFRSGNFSTKFVENHFKPEYLEAETSKEEEEIAVAIVSQLLENGKKKSIAVSDSTEKNNSSGMSDWRKKRSIS; from the coding sequence ATTACCAAAATCACAAAAGTTCTCATCGCCAATCGTGGAGAAATTACGCTTCGCATTATTCGTTCTTGTAAAGAAATGGGTATCAAAACGGTAGCTGTTTTTAGTGAAGCTGATAGATTAGCTCCTCATGTTCGTGCTGCTGATGAGGCTATTTGTGTAGGTGCGCCACCTTCGGCTGAGTCGTATTTGCGTGGAGACAAAATTATTGAAGCAGCCAAAACAACAGGCGCACAGGCTATTCATCCAGGTTATGGATTTTTGTCAGAAAATGCAGACTTTGCTCGTAAAGTAAAAGAAGCAGGACTTATTTTTATTGCCCCTTCGCCAGAAGCGATTGAGGTAATGGGAAGTAAATTGGCCGCCAAAAACGCTGTTTCAGAATATGATATTCCAATGGTACCAGGAATTAATCATGCTGTTGAGGATATTGCAGAAGCCAAAAAAGAAGCTGCCCAAATTGGCTATCCAATTTTGGTAAAAGCAAGTGCTGGAGGTGGAGGAAAAGGAATGCGTGTAGTAGAAAAAGAAGAAGAGTTTGAAGAGCAAATGAAACGTGCTGTTAGTGAAGCGCAATCAGCTTTTGGAGATGGTGCTGTTTTTATTGAAAAATATATTGGTTCGCCACGTCATATCGAAATTCAGATTTTGGGAGATACTCACGGAAATATCTTGTATCTTTTCGAAAGAGAATGTTCAGTTCAGCGTCGTCATCAAAAAGTAGTAGAAGAAGCTCCTTCGGCTGTCGTGGATGACAAAATGCGTAAGGCAATGGGAGAGGCTGCCGTAAATGTAGCTAGAGCTTGTAATTACTACGGCGCAGGAACGGTAGAGTTTATTGTAGATGAAGAGTTGAATTTTTATTTCTTAGAAATGAATACTCGTTTGCAGGTAGAACACCCAATTACAGAACAGATTACAGGAATCGATTTAGTAAAAGAACAAATCAAAATTGCAGAAGGACGAGAAATTTCTTTCAAACAAGAAGATTTAAAAATTAATGGTCATTCTATCGAAGTTCGTGTCTATGCTGAAGACCCAGTAAATAACTTTTTACCAAATGTGGGAAAAGTAGTGGAGTATGACACTCCAAAAGGCTTGGGAGTACGTGTAGATGATGGTTTTGAGCAGGGAATGGAAGTGCCTATTTTTTATGATTCAATGATTGCCAAACTCATTACTTTTGGAAAAGATAGAGAAGAAGCGATGGACAGAATGATAAGAGCAATAGACGAATACAAAATTTCTGGAATACAAACGACTTTACCTTTCTGTAAGTTTGTAATGAAACATGAGGCTTTCAGAAGTGGTAATTTTAGTACAAAATTCGTAGAAAATCATTTCAAGCCTGAATATTTAGAAGCAGAGACTTCAAAAGAAGAAGAAGAAATTGCTGTGGCAATCGTAAGTCAGCTTTTGGAAAATGGAAAAAAGAAAAGTATAGCTGTTTCTGATTCTACTGAAAAAAACAATTCTAGTGGAATGAGTGATTGGAGAAAAAAACGTAGTATTTCCTAA
- a CDS encoding DUF1015 domain-containing protein, translating to MAEIHPFRAWRYNPSLTNQIQDFTSPLFDVVSQKQRDKLYQNPLNSIHLSVPLGKTPADDAKKTLEKWIADGIIQQDEKPTIYVYYQYFSLPSRISKKREYCRKGFVTLIKAYDWKENIILRHENTIPAAVNDRIELLEKTGLNVSPTHGLYGDNKFELEKYMDEAIKNPIYETEDYQGVREVFAKIDEPKIVEKFIQNLEDKTIILADGHHRYESSMVYRQRCKENNPNHTGDELYNFHLMYLTNSNSNDLRILPTHRLLTDLEIDEEQVLKKLEEDFEVKQVENASDLNEMIWGKKWVFGLIFSETAYKIRLKPEKWESLAWKFPDAVKNLDLTVLHYFFIEKIIGIKGRDQRKSTAIQFERNFTECVTKVIKGEASLALITNAVTMPEVKEVCKSGFTMPQKSTYFYPKAICGFCFANVED from the coding sequence AACCCTCTTAATAGTATTCATTTATCAGTTCCTTTAGGAAAAACACCAGCAGATGATGCCAAAAAAACACTTGAAAAGTGGATAGCAGATGGCATAATTCAGCAAGATGAAAAACCAACGATTTATGTTTATTATCAATACTTTTCGCTTCCCTCACGTATTTCTAAAAAAAGAGAATATTGTCGAAAAGGTTTTGTTACGCTCATAAAAGCATATGATTGGAAAGAAAATATTATTCTTAGACACGAAAATACCATTCCTGCTGCTGTAAATGATAGGATAGAATTGCTAGAAAAAACAGGCTTAAATGTTAGTCCGACCCACGGATTATATGGAGATAATAAGTTTGAGCTAGAAAAATATATGGACGAAGCCATCAAAAATCCTATTTATGAAACAGAAGATTATCAAGGTGTAAGAGAAGTTTTTGCTAAAATAGATGAACCTAAAATAGTAGAAAAATTTATACAAAATTTAGAAGACAAGACAATTATTTTAGCAGATGGTCATCATAGATATGAGAGTTCTATGGTATATCGTCAGAGGTGTAAAGAAAATAACCCAAATCATACAGGAGATGAACTTTATAATTTTCATTTGATGTATTTGACTAATTCAAACTCCAATGACTTACGTATTTTGCCTACACACAGGCTTCTGACAGATTTAGAAATTGATGAAGAACAAGTTTTGAAAAAATTAGAAGAAGATTTTGAAGTGAAGCAGGTAGAAAATGCTTCTGATTTGAATGAAATGATTTGGGGTAAAAAATGGGTTTTTGGACTTATTTTTTCAGAAACAGCTTACAAAATTCGTTTAAAACCTGAAAAGTGGGAAAGTCTAGCTTGGAAATTTCCTGATGCTGTCAAGAATCTTGACCTTACTGTTCTTCATTATTTTTTCATTGAGAAAATAATAGGAATAAAAGGAAGAGACCAGCGCAAAAGCACAGCGATTCAGTTTGAAAGAAATTTTACAGAATGCGTAACCAAAGTTATAAAAGGAGAAGCTTCTTTAGCTCTCATTACTAATGCTGTTACGATGCCAGAAGTAAAAGAAGTGTGTAAATCTGGCTTTACAATGCCACAAAAATCTACTTACTTTTATCCAAAGGCAATTTGTGGGTTTTGCTTTGCAAACGTAGAAGACTAA
- a CDS encoding glycoside hydrolase family 3 N-terminal domain-containing protein has protein sequence MIKNNFKVKVSILTGFLVSFFIVPLVAQNTTSTQTIAKAVAEEKQRIDQIKWQKQEKWVNQELSKLDLEQKIAQLFMIAAYSNRNESHYKEIDNFITKYKIGGLIFFQGTPQKQAELTNRYQAKANIPLLIAMDAEWGLGMRLKNTISYPRQMVLGAMNDSLAVYDLGKEVARQCLRLGVHVNFAPVIDVNSNPKNPVIGTRSFGENKYRVAKNGIAYTNGMQDGGIIATAKHFPGHGDTDSDSHYTLPQLTHDKKRLSELELYPFKRLFADSVLSVMVAHLNVPAYDSTENIPTTLSKNVVTDLLKEELGFDGLIFTDAMNMKGLSANFTPDEGNVQAILAGNDVLLYPASIPKGIALIKKAVEEGKISEAEIEERVKKVLRAKYFVGLNDFKPIELKGLDEDLNNAKANVLNEKLHQKAVTIVRNENNLIPFQKLDTLSFGCVVINEKEGNAFQKMLSNYASFEHVIIPSVSTSALSSAKAKLSNKNTIIVGVFGVNQFSVSKTFGISAATQKFVKELQDVGKNVVVVDFGHAYSLEKFEDQKHLVAAYVENETMQKAVPQVLFGAVKTQARVPVSAGEKIKEGDGFTTKELERLRYSDYPEGSGMNSEYMNHRIDWLANEAIKYKATPGCQVVVIKDSTVVFQKSYGHFKYDKKQKVENESIYDLASLTKILATAPAMIKLVNEKKIDLDVPISTYLTELDSTEQGRVTARQILMHRGGYTSNMPGWFETFSEEENYAKFYNNHCDEEYCEEITSNLYAKAGIKDSMWHWVVDSPMRNKRADGSYSYRYSDRGFYILNQLVARVSGTSLDYLVENSFYNPLGLSTASYHPLYKHNPSQIVPSSVDNLFRKDEVRGIVHDYSTAILGGVSGHAGIFANANDVAILMQTFLQGGNYGGVQYFDKKVVDEFTKRQINGGRRGLGFDKSVKGKKIPATIYASENTFGHTGFTGTAAWADADKGIVFIFLSNRTYPDETNKKLIRKGTRTRMLEVVFQSVIE, from the coding sequence ATGATAAAAAATAATTTTAAAGTCAAAGTTTCTATTCTTACAGGGTTTTTAGTTTCTTTTTTTATAGTTCCTCTTGTTGCACAAAACACCACAAGCACACAAACAATTGCCAAAGCAGTAGCAGAAGAAAAGCAGCGAATAGACCAAATAAAATGGCAAAAACAAGAAAAATGGGTTAATCAAGAACTCTCTAAGTTGGATTTAGAACAGAAAATAGCACAGCTTTTTATGATTGCTGCTTACTCTAATAGAAATGAAAGTCATTATAAGGAAATTGATAATTTTATCACAAAATACAAGATTGGTGGACTGATATTTTTTCAAGGAACGCCACAAAAACAAGCTGAACTTACCAACCGTTATCAAGCAAAAGCAAATATTCCTCTCTTGATTGCAATGGATGCCGAATGGGGATTAGGAATGCGCCTAAAAAATACAATCAGTTATCCTCGTCAGATGGTTTTGGGAGCAATGAATGATTCACTTGCCGTTTATGATTTGGGAAAAGAAGTGGCTCGTCAGTGTTTGCGCTTAGGTGTTCATGTCAATTTTGCGCCAGTTATTGATGTTAATAGCAACCCAAAAAACCCTGTTATCGGTACTCGCTCTTTTGGAGAAAATAAATATAGAGTTGCCAAAAATGGAATCGCTTATACCAACGGAATGCAAGACGGAGGAATCATAGCAACTGCCAAACATTTCCCCGGTCATGGTGACACAGATTCAGATTCACATTATACACTTCCACAACTTACGCACGACAAAAAACGCCTTTCTGAACTTGAATTATATCCTTTCAAACGTCTTTTTGCTGATTCTGTTTTGTCAGTAATGGTGGCACATCTGAATGTTCCTGCGTATGATAGTACAGAAAATATTCCCACAACGCTTTCAAAAAATGTAGTTACAGATTTACTCAAAGAAGAATTAGGTTTTGATGGTTTGATTTTTACTGATGCTATGAATATGAAAGGTTTATCAGCTAATTTTACACCAGATGAAGGAAACGTACAAGCTATTTTAGCAGGAAATGATGTATTACTTTATCCTGCAAGTATTCCAAAAGGAATTGCACTTATTAAAAAGGCAGTAGAAGAAGGAAAAATATCAGAGGCAGAAATTGAAGAACGAGTAAAAAAAGTATTGAGAGCAAAATATTTTGTAGGCTTAAACGATTTCAAACCAATAGAATTAAAAGGACTGGATGAAGATTTGAATAATGCAAAGGCAAATGTTTTGAATGAAAAACTACATCAAAAAGCCGTTACAATTGTCAGAAATGAAAACAACTTAATTCCTTTTCAAAAGTTAGATACGCTTTCTTTTGGCTGTGTTGTAATAAATGAAAAAGAGGGAAATGCCTTTCAAAAAATGCTTTCTAATTATGCATCTTTTGAGCATGTTATTATTCCTTCTGTTTCTACTTCTGCCTTATCATCTGCAAAAGCAAAATTATCTAACAAAAATACGATTATTGTAGGTGTTTTTGGTGTCAATCAGTTTTCTGTTAGTAAGACCTTTGGGATTTCGGCAGCAACGCAAAAATTTGTCAAAGAATTACAAGATGTAGGTAAAAATGTTGTTGTTGTAGATTTTGGTCACGCTTATAGTTTAGAAAAATTTGAAGACCAAAAGCACCTTGTAGCTGCTTATGTAGAAAATGAAACTATGCAAAAAGCTGTTCCACAAGTTTTGTTTGGTGCAGTTAAGACACAAGCTCGTGTTCCAGTTTCGGCAGGAGAAAAGATAAAAGAAGGTGATGGATTTACAACCAAAGAGCTAGAAAGGTTAAGGTATTCAGATTATCCAGAAGGAAGTGGAATGAACTCTGAATACATGAATCATAGAATTGATTGGTTAGCAAATGAAGCAATAAAATATAAAGCAACCCCTGGTTGTCAGGTTGTTGTTATAAAAGATTCAACGGTTGTTTTTCAAAAATCGTATGGACATTTTAAGTATGATAAAAAGCAAAAAGTAGAAAATGAATCTATTTATGATTTGGCTTCTCTGACGAAAATATTAGCGACTGCTCCTGCGATGATAAAGCTTGTAAATGAAAAGAAAATTGATTTAGATGTTCCTATTTCTACTTATCTGACTGAATTAGACAGTACGGAGCAGGGAAGGGTTACGGCTCGTCAGATTCTGATGCACAGAGGAGGATATACAAGCAACATGCCTGGTTGGTTTGAAACTTTTTCAGAAGAAGAGAATTATGCAAAATTTTATAACAACCATTGTGATGAAGAATATTGCGAAGAAATCACATCAAATTTATATGCAAAAGCTGGTATAAAGGATAGTATGTGGCATTGGGTAGTAGATTCTCCTATGAGAAACAAACGTGCCGACGGTTCGTACAGTTATAGATATAGTGATAGAGGTTTTTATATACTCAATCAGTTAGTAGCAAGGGTTTCAGGTACTTCATTGGATTACTTGGTAGAAAATAGTTTTTATAATCCATTAGGTCTCTCAACAGCAAGTTATCATCCACTTTATAAGCATAACCCAAGTCAGATTGTACCTAGCTCAGTAGATAATCTCTTTCGCAAAGATGAGGTACGTGGTATTGTTCATGATTATTCAACAGCTATTTTGGGAGGAGTGAGTGGACACGCAGGAATATTTGCTAATGCTAATGATGTAGCTATTTTGATGCAAACTTTCCTTCAAGGTGGAAATTATGGAGGTGTTCAATACTTTGATAAAAAAGTAGTTGATGAGTTTACTAAAAGGCAAATAAACGGAGGAAGAAGAGGTTTAGGCTTTGATAAATCAGTAAAAGGCAAGAAAATCCCTGCTACTATTTATGCTTCTGAAAATACTTTTGGACATACAGGTTTTACAGGAACGGCTGCTTGGGCAGACGCAGACAAAGGAATCGTTTTTATATTTTTATCTAACCGAACTTATCCAGATGAGACCAACAAGAAATTAATAAGAAAAGGAACTCGTACACGTATGTTAGAGGTTGTTTTTCAGTCAGTTATCGAATAG
- a CDS encoding HAMP domain-containing sensor histidine kinase, with protein sequence MENTVQAFLKNEHLQRSKNITYLVYFLFISMTLSFLPDIYLGLWDNLWYWFIIVFYLSSVIIIKKYFGTEYSAHWFLIGFNLTVFYFSSAIGRNSNLHLLFFVIILLIPSVLNVRSKRYVIFHTILPLLLVLILVLLDFNIFPRYAQINPYYENIFGKVNMILLFIVLPVVVWILVRSYQNIFNQLLESEKVLINKNTELSKTNKELDNFVYSVSHDLRAPISSVLGLIAISKLEKDPQQLIHYENLKEKSLLKLDSFIKDILDFSRNSRIEIKPQKINWQDYLTELTKEFEYLPEAKDIEVEINIKQEVDFYADKYRTGIVFNNIISNAFRYSDKQKEFRFIKIFGNTYKEKVCITIQDNGIGIKEEHQKKIFDMFYRASEDSKGSGLGLYILKETLEKINGWVKVESEVGKGSLFYIEIPNLK encoded by the coding sequence ATGGAAAATACAGTTCAAGCTTTCTTGAAAAATGAACACCTTCAACGCAGCAAAAATATTACTTATCTAGTATATTTTTTATTTATCTCCATGACATTGAGCTTTCTACCTGATATTTATTTGGGATTATGGGATAACTTATGGTATTGGTTTATAATTGTCTTTTATTTGTCTAGTGTTATTATCATTAAAAAATACTTTGGTACAGAATATTCTGCCCATTGGTTTTTAATCGGCTTCAATTTGACAGTATTTTACTTTTCTAGTGCTATTGGAAGAAATAGTAATCTACATTTATTATTTTTCGTTATTATCCTTCTAATTCCTTCCGTTCTCAATGTTCGTTCTAAGCGATATGTTATTTTTCATACCATCTTACCTTTATTGCTTGTATTGATTCTGGTCTTGCTTGATTTTAACATTTTTCCTCGTTATGCTCAAATCAATCCGTATTATGAAAATATCTTTGGAAAAGTGAATATGATTTTACTTTTCATTGTCCTCCCTGTTGTCGTCTGGATTTTGGTAAGGTCATATCAAAATATATTCAATCAGCTTTTAGAATCAGAGAAAGTATTGATTAATAAGAATACAGAACTCTCCAAAACCAATAAAGAATTAGATAACTTTGTGTATAGTGTCAGCCACGATTTACGTGCGCCTATTTCCTCTGTCTTGGGATTGATTGCTATTTCCAAATTAGAAAAAGACCCTCAACAGCTTATTCATTACGAAAACCTAAAAGAAAAAAGTCTTTTAAAACTAGATTCTTTCATCAAAGATATTTTAGACTTTTCTCGTAATTCTCGTATCGAAATAAAGCCTCAAAAAATAAACTGGCAAGACTACCTGACCGAGCTAACAAAAGAGTTTGAATATTTGCCAGAAGCAAAGGATATCGAAGTAGAAATAAATATAAAACAAGAAGTAGATTTTTATGCAGATAAATATCGTACAGGAATTGTTTTTAACAATATAATCTCCAATGCTTTTCGCTACTCTGACAAGCAAAAAGAATTTCGCTTTATCAAAATCTTTGGAAATACATATAAAGAAAAAGTTTGTATTACTATTCAAGATAATGGAATAGGAATAAAAGAAGAACATCAAAAGAAAATATTTGATATGTTTTATAGAGCCAGCGAAGATAGCAAAGGCTCTGGATTGGGACTTTATATCTTGAAAGAAACATTAGAAAAGATAAATGGATGGGTCAAGGTAGAGTCAGAAGTAGGTAAAGGTTCTCTTTTTTATATAGAAATTCCGAATCTGAAATAA
- a CDS encoding SAM-dependent chlorinase/fluorinase, which yields MQAKGLNMNIVLLTDFGYQDGFVGVMKGVIKSLSPHVNLIDLAHSVPDYDILRGALLLEAHYSYFPKGTIFLCVIDPGVGSDRQPIIVKSGGYYFVAPHNGVLDLITAIEDIEQCVEITNKTYMLESDANSFHGRDIFAPIAAHLANGISMENMGEEIQYDWYLNYPFSTYNEEEKTVTGEILSFDKYGNALTNLRARKGIKYGRVLEQNAKFCNYFLEGNDRLPNLINGSFGRVEIFMPEQNAEKQLRLRKGDEVILYLQ from the coding sequence ATGCAAGCAAAAGGATTAAATATGAATATTGTTTTACTTACTGATTTTGGTTATCAAGATGGTTTTGTTGGCGTTATGAAGGGCGTTATAAAATCGCTTTCTCCTCATGTAAATTTAATAGATTTAGCGCATTCTGTTCCAGATTATGATATTTTGCGTGGTGCATTGCTATTAGAAGCACATTATAGTTATTTTCCAAAAGGAACAATTTTTTTGTGTGTCATTGACCCTGGGGTGGGAAGTGATAGGCAGCCGATTATCGTCAAAAGTGGAGGTTATTATTTTGTTGCTCCTCATAATGGTGTTTTAGATTTGATTACAGCCATTGAAGATATAGAACAATGTGTGGAGATTACAAATAAAACTTATATGCTTGAAAGTGATGCCAATAGTTTTCACGGAAGAGATATTTTTGCGCCCATAGCTGCACATCTTGCCAATGGAATTTCGATGGAAAATATGGGAGAAGAAATTCAGTACGATTGGTATCTCAATTATCCATTCAGTACCTACAACGAGGAAGAAAAAACAGTAACAGGAGAAATACTCTCTTTTGATAAATACGGAAATGCACTTACCAATCTTAGAGCTAGAAAAGGCATAAAATATGGGCGAGTGTTAGAACAAAATGCAAAGTTTTGTAATTATTTCTTAGAAGGAAACGACAGATTGCCTAATCTTATCAATGGTTCTTTTGGAAGAGTAGAAATTTTTATGCCCGAACAAAATGCAGAAAAACAATTGCGTCTTAGAAAAGGAGATGAGGTGATTTTATATTTACAATAA